From Salarias fasciatus chromosome 8, fSalaFa1.1, whole genome shotgun sequence:
CCTTGCAGTGATCAGACTGTGAAGGCGAAAGAGGGGATGTGGGTGTCGGAGACAGTGGTGATGAAGGTGTAGATGGCTGCGTTGGCTGATCGGACGCCGGCTTGTTCTCCATGTCCTCTTCATCAACGCAGGCCGCCGCTCCCGCTCCCTCTCGAGGGAAGACGCCAGACGGCGGGTTCCTGCCGAAGGCCACCCTGTAGGGCGAATCCTTGACGGCGTCGCGTCGCTGGCTGTTCATGGCGAACATGATCCTGGGGAGCCATGACGCCCAGGGGAAACGGTCGCCGCTGGCGTCACTGTCGGCTTTCAACGCCGCGAGTTTCTCTTCCACGACCCGGTTCCCACATTCGACAAGGTCCTGGGAGTGACAGTGTCCCGGTCTGCCGCTGATGAAGGAGACTCCGCCTCCCCAGGAGTCCAACAGAGCCCCGATGACCCGGTCGACGAACTCCCTGCCGCTGTCGCTGTGGAATATCCTGGGCGGGCCGAGGTAGGCGAGGACGCGCTCCTCCACCATCCGGGCCACCTCCAGAGCCGACCTCTGCTTCAGGGGGAACAGgacggagaacccggagaagtGGTCCATGAAGTGGGCGATGTAGTTGTACTCTCCGTCCGGACAGTGGCGCATGTCGATCAGGTCCACCTGCACCCGGTCCAGGAAGTCGTCGTCCTCCACGACGGgccagagggggagggggagggggagcctGCTGACCGGAGGCTGCTTCAGCTGGCAGGTGGGGCAGTTGTTGCAGTATTCCTGGACCAGACTGCGGAAGACTCCGAAGTACTGGCGCTGAGCGAACTCCAGGACCTTCTTGTAGCCGCTGTGCTTCAGCTCCTGGGCGTGGATGTTGTGGACGACGTCGACAACGTTGCCGGAGTGAAGGACGTGAAGATACTGAGAGTCACTGTCATCCTGTTGAAACAGTAGTAAAAGTAAAATTTACTTGCTGCATGGAGAGATCATAAATTTctttgatttactttttttgcagtgtatctGTTCAATATGACAAATAAACTTCAATTTCCCTTAGAATTGATAAATTATCAGTCTATCCATCCATACTCACCTTATTCTTGTTGTCATTGGGCAGGACAAGAACCTGGCCGAGTCCGAGTCCCGGCAGATCCATGAGCTGAaacctcctcttcttcacccAGTGCTTGAAGTGCGGATCCACCTTGTCGTGCGGATGCTGCAGGTGCTGGATGATGGAGTTGTACTTCTCCTCGGAAATCAGCGAGCTCCTGGGCGACGCTCCAAACTCATCGGCGAGGTCCTGCAGGCGCTGCCTGAAGGCGGGGTCCTCCATGCTGAGCGGTCTGGCAGgatgtggagcagctgatgggaTCAATAAGCCTGCACGAGATATTTCACACAGGCTGGAACCCGGAAGTGTGACGTCACATGGAAACGATCTATTTGCCCTCAGCAATCAGCCAATTTGTGAATAAATtaaggatccattatttgcgcaGCGCAATCGACAGATCTCCTCCATCACCCTGTTAGAAGAATAAACTTATTGGCAACAAAAATGCAGAGCAGAAAGTCTGAATATTGTCAGAAATTCCCCCTGAAAACTACCAAAGTCAGAATTTCCCCTCTTGACAGATGTTGTGCGCAGGAACGATGTGTTAGTTACTGTCATTTAAACAATACAGTCAGGGAAGGCAGGTTTTAAACAACTATTTTTCCGAGTTGGATATTTATCAACTGGCTTTTAAGAGTTCTTGTCATATACTGTACACGTGGGATTTTATTTCAAACTGATTTTAAGAGTTTCAAGCTGAGCCCactgtaaatgtaaaatataaacAGAATAACATATATGGATGAAGAACAGAACGATACTTTCTAATAATGATGGCAATGTGGCTGCATGGATGATGAGTTAAATGGCCATAATGTGAGGCTTCAGTCATCCACTCCACCAGACTGCAGGAGAACGAGCAGTTTGCACACAGGGATGAAGAATTGGCAAAGTTTCAATGGGTGCAACCCGCAGCCTCAGACAACAAAGACACAACCCTGCAAATGAACCGAAGTCCTTCATTTTAATGCCATGTGTGCATATTCTGCTCCAGTTAAAGCAGCTAACAGTGAAGgcatttcagtctgtttcatCTTACCAGCAGTTTGGTTTCTACTGTTCTCCTGCAGATGATAAACGCCCAAAGGTTCAGCCTCCTGTTTTACGTCTAACTGCGGATTGTCAGGTTCATGTTGTTGTAAATAATCCACTTCGTTCATAGtgtctccttcttcttctggactCCAGcggggtgatttttttttttttttttttttgcctttttcagcAGGAATCTGCGCGGACACCTATATCCTCCGTCACCATCGTAACCACCATAGTAACCGCCGTAGCAACGCCGTGTTTAcattaaattgtattttcataaatgtataaaaaatatttttcc
This genomic window contains:
- the LOC115393149 gene encoding zinc finger protein with KRAB and SCAN domains 1-like isoform X1 — translated: MNEVDYLQQHEPDNPQLDVKQEAEPLGVYHLQENSRNQTAGLLIPSAAPHPARPLSMEDPAFRQRLQDLADEFGASPRSSLISEEKYNSIIQHLQHPHDKVDPHFKHWVKKRRFQLMDLPGLGLGQVLVLPNDNKNKDDSDSQYLHVLHSGNVVDVVHNIHAQELKHSGYKKVLEFAQRQYFGVFRSLVQEYCNNCPTCQLKQPPVSRLPLPLPLWPVVEDDDFLDRVQVDLIDMRHCPDGEYNYIAHFMDHFSGFSVLFPLKQRSALEVARMVEERVLAYLGPPRIFHSDSGREFVDRVIGALLDSWGGGVSFISGRPGHCHSQDLVECGNRVVEEKLAALKADSDASGDRFPWASWLPRIMFAMNSQRRDAVKDSPYRVAFGRNPPSGVFPREGAGAAACVDEEDMENKPASDQPTQPSTPSSPLSPTPTSPLSPSQSDHCKSPSVPSPTRHRSLRKRVLDDSCQTEDGYNQHVVVKEEAPWILGQDQQDLHIKEEPEDLHINQEEEQENPEEEEGEEEFSRISVFRVVVKSEDEEEEKTESPTSSSAAQRETGGAAEDCRGSGNTDPQRHLPVNTDRKDAASSETDDDDEWRRPSSESGAETRTGGRVHSGEKPFVCDFCGKGFSIPGDLKRHTRVHTGEKPFSCDVCGKSFQHQWNLKTHTRVHTGEKPFDCGFCGKSFTQRVDLKRHMRVHTGEKPFVCDFCGLKFTGQGDLKRHIRIHTGEKPFSCDVCGTSFRHQCNLKTHMRVHTGEKPFDCAFCGKSFTRQVDLRRHLRVHTGVKPPGGREKPSDGGGKQPVSKANDTEDMDVQRNPNP
- the LOC115393149 gene encoding zinc finger protein 837-like isoform X2; this encodes MEDPAFRQRLQDLADEFGASPRSSLISEEKYNSIIQHLQHPHDKVDPHFKHWVKKRRFQLMDLPGLGLGQVLVLPNDNKNKDDSDSQYLHVLHSGNVVDVVHNIHAQELKHSGYKKVLEFAQRQYFGVFRSLVQEYCNNCPTCQLKQPPVSRLPLPLPLWPVVEDDDFLDRVQVDLIDMRHCPDGEYNYIAHFMDHFSGFSVLFPLKQRSALEVARMVEERVLAYLGPPRIFHSDSGREFVDRVIGALLDSWGGGVSFISGRPGHCHSQDLVECGNRVVEEKLAALKADSDASGDRFPWASWLPRIMFAMNSQRRDAVKDSPYRVAFGRNPPSGVFPREGAGAAACVDEEDMENKPASDQPTQPSTPSSPLSPTPTSPLSPSQSDHCKSPSVPSPTRHRSLRKRVLDDSCQTEDGYNQHVVVKEEAPWILGQDQQDLHIKEEPEDLHINQEEEQENPEEEEGEEEFSRISVFRVVVKSEDEEEEKTESPTSSSAAQRETGGAAEDCRGSGNTDPQRHLPVNTDRKDAASSETDDDDEWRRPSSESGAETRTGGRVHSGEKPFVCDFCGKGFSIPGDLKRHTRVHTGEKPFSCDVCGKSFQHQWNLKTHTRVHTGEKPFDCGFCGKSFTQRVDLKRHMRVHTGEKPFVCDFCGLKFTGQGDLKRHIRIHTGEKPFSCDVCGTSFRHQCNLKTHMRVHTGEKPFDCAFCGKSFTRQVDLRRHLRVHTGVKPPGGREKPSDGGGKQPVSKANDTEDMDVQRNPNP